One segment of Clostridium botulinum DNA contains the following:
- a CDS encoding L,D-transpeptidase family protein: MRKRRHKPTKDIATIKVIIVSMCILTAIYLGGSAYFAKHFYFGSQINGINVGGATVEDAKELLASKIPQYKLELELRDDKKEEIKGNSIELTYDPKDKIENLKSDQKAFFWPKSIFSKSHSTLNDIVTFNEDLLDKQLDNLSCVKENIIDPKNPSFEYTNNGYKVLPEVRGNKIKKEVLSDVVKNAVINGEAKINLEEMNCYENPKFTLDSKEVSETKDLLDKYSKLEITYDFQDSKEVLDGSTIHNWLYVNDNMEVMISEKNASQYIYSLASKYNTFSKTREFHTSLGETVNVDGGNYGWIIDKQAEVKSLIETIKKGESVTKEPAYSQTAISRGKNDIGDTYLEINFAKQHIWYYKEGQLIADGDVVTGNVSNNWGTPVGTYRLNYIERNATLKGENYSSPVNYWMPFNGNIGLHDATWRTEFGGQIYLANGSHGCINAPYELAQKIFENIKAGTPVVCY, encoded by the coding sequence AAGTTATAATAGTAAGTATGTGTATTTTAACTGCTATTTATTTGGGAGGGTCAGCATATTTTGCAAAACATTTTTATTTTGGATCACAAATTAATGGTATAAATGTTGGAGGTGCAACTGTTGAAGATGCAAAGGAGCTATTAGCTTCTAAAATTCCACAGTATAAACTTGAACTTGAATTAAGGGATGATAAAAAGGAAGAAATTAAAGGTAATAGTATAGAATTGACTTATGATCCTAAAGATAAGATAGAAAATTTAAAGAGTGATCAAAAAGCATTCTTTTGGCCAAAATCTATATTCAGTAAAAGTCATTCTACATTAAATGATATAGTAACTTTTAATGAAGATTTATTAGATAAACAATTAGATAATCTTTCTTGTGTTAAAGAAAATATAATAGATCCTAAAAATCCTAGCTTTGAATATACCAATAATGGTTACAAGGTTTTACCAGAAGTAAGAGGAAATAAAATAAAAAAAGAAGTACTTTCTGATGTAGTAAAAAATGCCGTTATTAATGGAGAAGCAAAAATAAATTTAGAGGAAATGAATTGTTATGAAAATCCAAAATTCACATTAGATTCAAAAGAAGTTAGCGAAACTAAAGATTTACTTGATAAATATTCTAAATTAGAAATAACATACGATTTTCAAGATAGCAAAGAAGTATTAGATGGTTCTACAATACATAATTGGCTTTATGTTAATGATAATATGGAAGTAATGATTAGTGAAAAAAATGCTAGTCAATATATTTATTCTTTAGCAAGCAAGTATAATACTTTTTCTAAAACAAGAGAATTTCATACATCGTTAGGAGAAACAGTAAATGTTGATGGTGGAAATTATGGATGGATTATAGACAAGCAGGCAGAAGTAAAGTCATTAATTGAAACGATAAAAAAAGGTGAAAGTGTTACAAAAGAGCCTGCATATTCTCAAACAGCTATATCACGTGGAAAAAATGATATTGGTGATACATACTTAGAAATTAATTTTGCTAAGCAACATATCTGGTATTATAAAGAAGGTCAATTAATAGCAGATGGTGATGTTGTTACAGGTAATGTTAGTAATAATTGGGGAACGCCAGTAGGAACATATAGATTAAACTATATAGAACGAAATGCTACATTAAAAGGCGAGAATTATAGCTCTCCTGTTAATTATTGGATGCCTTTTAATGGAAACATAGGACTTCATGATGCAACTTGGAGAACGGAATTTGGTGGACAAATCTATTTAGCAAATGGTTCACATGGATGCATTAATGCTCCATATGAATTAGCTCAAAAAATATTTGAAAATATAAAGGCAGGAACTCCTGTAGTTTGTTATTAG
- the alr gene encoding alanine racemase encodes MEKIMRPVWAEIDLDAIAYNMKNIKKLAQNKDVIAVVKADCYGHGALDVVPTLLENGASRLAVAVLTEAIELRNNNVNAPIMILGYTPEYLFEEVVNYDIEQTVYDLEYAKKLSHLAIKFNKKAKIHIAIDTGMGRIGFIPNEKAIKDIKEIYDLKGIDVIGIFTHFSTSDETDKEYTNEQFNKFTSFIDMLSKVGVKIPIKHISNSGAIIDLPKTYLDSVRAGIILYGYYPSDEINKDNIKLKPALTLKASLTRVQELDINSYISYGKTFKTERKSIIATLPIGYADGYSRLLAPGAKVIINGQFAPIVGRICMDQCMIDVTDIDNVNVGDEVIILGEDDNLKLTANDLANSMGTINYEILCMLKYRIPRVYIKNGEIFNVRNYL; translated from the coding sequence ATGGAAAAAATAATGAGACCAGTATGGGCAGAAATAGATTTAGATGCAATAGCGTATAATATGAAAAACATAAAAAAATTAGCACAGAATAAAGATGTAATTGCAGTTGTAAAAGCTGATTGTTATGGTCATGGAGCTTTAGATGTAGTTCCTACACTACTTGAAAATGGTGCATCTAGACTTGCAGTTGCTGTTTTAACTGAAGCAATTGAGCTTAGAAACAACAATGTAAATGCTCCAATTATGATTTTAGGATACACTCCTGAATATTTATTTGAAGAAGTAGTTAATTATGATATAGAACAAACTGTTTATGATTTAGAATATGCGAAAAAATTATCACATTTGGCTATAAAATTTAATAAAAAAGCTAAAATTCATATTGCTATTGATACAGGTATGGGGAGAATTGGATTTATTCCAAATGAAAAAGCAATTAAAGATATTAAGGAAATATATGATTTAAAAGGTATAGATGTAATTGGTATATTTACTCATTTTTCAACTTCTGATGAAACTGACAAAGAATATACTAATGAACAATTTAATAAGTTTACATCTTTTATAGATATGCTTTCAAAGGTTGGCGTTAAAATTCCAATAAAGCATATATCTAATAGTGGTGCTATTATAGATCTGCCGAAAACTTATTTAGACAGCGTCAGAGCTGGTATAATACTTTATGGATACTATCCATCTGATGAAATAAATAAAGATAATATTAAGTTAAAACCAGCTCTTACTCTAAAAGCTAGTTTAACACGTGTACAAGAATTAGATATAAACAGCTATATAAGCTACGGTAAAACATTTAAAACTGAAAGAAAAAGCATTATAGCAACTTTGCCTATTGGATATGCTGATGGATATTCTAGATTGCTTGCTCCTGGTGCTAAAGTTATAATAAATGGACAATTTGCTCCAATTGTTGGTCGAATATGCATGGATCAATGTATGATTGATGTTACCGATATAGATAATGTCAATGTTGGAGATGAAGTAATAATTCTTGGTGAGGATGATAATTTAAAATTAACAGCTAATGATCTTGCTAATTCTATGGGAACAATAAATTATGAGATTCTTTGTATGCTTAAATATAGAATACCTAGAGTTTATATAAAAAATGGCGAAATATTTAATGTTAGAAATTATCTTTAA
- a CDS encoding PLP-dependent aminotransferase family protein: MIFSTLNIIKDKPIYLQIKQHIINGIKKGELKRDSKLPSTREVSKFLNISRNSVISAYEELESDGIIVTKRGIGTFIAIENKIKCCAYNIDYSAMTNDYSNNLRNLDIIKKDFPYKKDLISFKSIAPESNLFNLDDFKRALLDAWSYENTNLLNYGYAKGYRPLIDYFFDYMIKKRVNVDGKDILITNGFTEAFDIVISSLTTKGDTILCEKPTHNTAIKIMKSYGLKVVQVNMDKDGLELSALEKELSQCKPKFGYLIPSYNNPTGIVTKSERRKEIYNLFRKYSVPIIEDGFNEELLYSSSPIEPIASLAGEGNGIIYIGSLSKILFPGLRIGWIFADEKLIDILESVKRGKTIHSSFLDQSAFYYYLKSGSFNKYLKNVRKYYKDKYNLVIEMINKYIPYEYITGEGGLHVFIKLKDDINSRQLLELCYKDGVMFMPGDIFYEDDADESTFRIGFGRVNDNDIRKGIKIIGENINFLSTKSKI, translated from the coding sequence TTGATATTTTCTACTCTTAATATCATTAAAGACAAACCTATCTATTTGCAAATAAAGCAACATATTATTAATGGAATAAAAAAAGGTGAATTAAAAAGAGATAGTAAACTTCCTTCTACAAGAGAAGTAAGTAAATTTCTAAATATAAGTAGAAACTCAGTTATTTCTGCTTATGAAGAATTAGAAAGTGATGGTATTATTGTTACTAAAAGAGGTATTGGTACTTTTATTGCAATTGAAAATAAAATTAAATGTTGTGCTTATAATATAGACTATTCTGCTATGACAAATGACTATTCTAATAATCTTAGAAATTTAGATATAATAAAAAAGGATTTTCCTTATAAAAAAGATTTAATCTCTTTTAAATCCATAGCACCTGAAAGCAATCTTTTCAATCTTGATGATTTTAAAAGAGCTTTATTAGATGCATGGTCATATGAAAATACTAACCTTTTAAATTATGGGTATGCCAAAGGATATAGGCCATTGATTGATTATTTTTTTGATTATATGATCAAAAAAAGAGTTAACGTAGATGGTAAAGATATTTTAATTACCAATGGTTTTACAGAAGCTTTTGATATAGTAATATCTTCTCTAACTACAAAAGGCGATACTATTCTTTGTGAAAAGCCTACTCATAATACTGCAATAAAAATAATGAAATCATATGGGTTAAAGGTTGTACAAGTTAATATGGATAAAGATGGTTTAGAGTTAAGTGCACTTGAAAAAGAATTAAGTCAGTGTAAACCTAAGTTTGGGTACTTAATACCTTCTTATAATAATCCAACTGGTATTGTAACTAAGAGCGAAAGACGAAAAGAAATATATAACCTTTTCAGAAAATACTCTGTTCCAATAATAGAAGATGGCTTTAATGAAGAACTTTTATATTCTAGTTCACCAATTGAACCAATAGCTTCTTTAGCTGGAGAAGGTAATGGCATTATATATATAGGTAGCCTTTCAAAAATCTTATTTCCAGGTCTTAGAATTGGTTGGATATTTGCTGATGAAAAACTTATAGATATTTTAGAAAGTGTAAAACGTGGAAAAACTATTCATTCTTCTTTTTTAGATCAAAGTGCTTTTTATTATTATTTAAAAAGTGGTTCTTTTAATAAATACTTAAAGAATGTTAGGAAATATTATAAAGATAAATATAATCTTGTTATTGAAATGATAAATAAGTATATTCCTTATGAATATATAACTGGTGAAGGTGGACTTCATGTTTTTATTAAGTTAAAAGATGATATAAATTCTAGACAATTATTAGAATTGTGTTATAAAGATGGGGTTATGTTTATGCCTGGAGATATTTTCTATGAAGATGATGCTGATGAAAGCACTTTTAGAATTGGATTTGGTAGAGTAAATGATAATGACATACGAAAAGGTATTAAAATCATAGGAGAAAACATAAATTTTTTATCAACCAAATCTAAAATATAG
- a CDS encoding L,D-transpeptidase family protein, whose protein sequence is MDKQYKVKCLKNIGIILILLIIIYFSLSFYFFNHFYFGTIVNGVNISCKNLDDANTKLLNELESYKLELKERDGTNEEILNSSIDLKYTPEDKLKELKSNQKPFQWIFKFFKTSNYNSVNLVSYNEDLLKECLNELSCFDENKVVESQNPTFKYVNHGYVIIDEIYGNKIKRDVLYENIVKSIINGVRVLNLDKIDCYESPKYTSDSPKVIAVNDKLNKYILTEITYDFSDRKEVIDDSIINQWITVDDDLNIIFDEKKIRHYINKIANSYNTVAKTREFLTSIGTKTKVTGGNYGWIINTEEEVKELINVVESGQVITREPVYRQKAVSRDINDIGNTYVEIDFTKQYLWFYKDGTMVTQGDVVTGNVSLGHATPVGVYMLNYKQKDATLKGENYATDVKYWMPFNGGIGIHDAIWRNQFGGTIYKTNGSHGCVNAPSYLAQKIFENIEPGTPIVCYYE, encoded by the coding sequence GTGGATAAGCAATATAAAGTAAAATGCTTAAAGAATATAGGTATTATTCTTATTCTTCTTATTATTATATATTTTAGTTTATCTTTTTATTTTTTTAATCATTTTTACTTTGGAACTATAGTGAATGGGGTTAACATTTCATGTAAAAATTTAGATGATGCTAATACAAAGCTTTTAAATGAATTAGAATCATATAAATTAGAGTTAAAAGAACGTGATGGGACAAATGAAGAAATTTTAAATAGTAGCATTGATCTAAAATACACTCCAGAAGATAAACTTAAGGAGTTGAAAAGCAATCAGAAACCGTTCCAGTGGATTTTTAAATTTTTTAAAACAAGTAACTATAACAGTGTAAATTTGGTCTCATATAATGAAGATTTATTAAAAGAATGTTTAAATGAATTATCATGTTTTGATGAAAATAAAGTAGTAGAATCTCAAAATCCTACTTTTAAATATGTAAATCATGGATATGTTATTATAGACGAAATTTATGGTAATAAAATAAAACGAGATGTTTTATATGAAAATATAGTTAAATCAATAATTAATGGAGTACGTGTTTTGAATTTAGATAAAATTGATTGTTATGAAAGTCCTAAATATACATCTGATTCACCAAAAGTTATAGCTGTAAATGATAAGCTTAACAAATATATATTAACAGAAATAACATATGATTTTAGTGATAGAAAAGAAGTAATAGATGATTCAATAATAAATCAATGGATAACAGTAGATGATGATTTAAATATTATATTCGATGAGAAGAAAATAAGGCATTATATTAATAAAATAGCAAATTCTTATAATACTGTAGCAAAAACAAGAGAATTTTTAACATCAATAGGAACAAAGACTAAAGTTACAGGTGGAAATTATGGGTGGATTATTAATACAGAAGAAGAGGTTAAAGAATTGATAAATGTGGTAGAAAGTGGACAAGTAATTACAAGAGAGCCTGTATATCGTCAGAAAGCAGTAAGTCGTGATATAAATGATATTGGCAATACTTATGTAGAAATTGATTTTACAAAACAATATTTATGGTTTTACAAAGATGGGACAATGGTTACACAAGGAGATGTAGTAACAGGAAATGTGAGCTTAGGACATGCAACACCTGTAGGCGTATATATGTTAAATTATAAACAAAAGGATGCGACTTTAAAAGGAGAGAATTATGCAACTGATGTTAAGTATTGGATGCCTTTTAACGGAGGAATTGGCATACATGATGCAATATGGAGAAATCAATTTGGTGGAACTATATACAAAACAAATGGATCACATGGATGTGTGAATGCACCATCCTATTTAGCTCAAAAGATATTTGAAAATATTGAACCAGGAACTCCAATAGTGTGTTATTATGAATAA
- a CDS encoding DUF503 domain-containing protein — translation MKILILKITLRASWVSSLKEKRMIVKSLIQRLKNKFNISVSEIDAQDIHKTVVIGMVGICGNSAQVDSTAENIIEFIDSNTDAEIIHIEKDQDIL, via the coding sequence ATGAAAATTTTAATACTAAAGATTACATTAAGAGCTTCATGGGTTTCTTCATTGAAAGAAAAGAGGATGATTGTAAAGAGCTTAATTCAGAGATTAAAAAATAAATTCAATATATCAGTATCTGAAATAGATGCTCAAGATATTCATAAAACTGTAGTTATTGGCATGGTTGGAATATGCGGAAATTCAGCACAAGTAGATTCAACAGCAGAAAACATAATAGAATTCATAGATAGTAATACAGATGCAGAAATAATACATATAGAAAAAGATCAGGATATATTATAG
- a CDS encoding aromatic acid exporter family protein, producing the protein MKKYFQSKTVKAALAATIAIFISNYMGLEFSVTSGIIAILSIQDTKKEALLISIRRILASMIAISLSFILYLVLGNNPMIFGLFLLIFIPITKYSKITEGMIVGAVLSTHLLSSDNINFYWIFNEVTLTIVGIGVAMVFNLYTISLEEEFDKNKDKIEEYYRIILSDMALSLITQSVPIYEQKILRDAEELIKKTKVIAQKIDNNYIFKSDDYYIRYVDMRILQLKTIKRMKNHFSKFYMTYEQTKLLSDFTKDVSINIYEYNDCIKLIEKLNSLRDEYKLMALPVNRDEFENRALLFQFLNDLEDFLIVKKEFKTNF; encoded by the coding sequence ATGAAAAAATATTTTCAATCAAAAACAGTTAAAGCTGCATTAGCAGCAACAATAGCCATTTTTATATCTAATTACATGGGATTGGAATTTTCGGTAACATCAGGAATAATAGCAATTTTGAGTATTCAAGATACTAAAAAAGAAGCCTTGCTTATTTCAATTAGAAGAATATTGGCATCAATGATAGCAATTTCATTATCATTTATATTATATTTAGTCTTAGGAAACAATCCTATGATATTTGGACTATTTTTACTTATATTTATACCAATAACTAAATATTCAAAAATAACAGAAGGTATGATAGTTGGTGCAGTATTATCAACTCATCTTCTAAGTAGTGATAATATAAATTTTTATTGGATTTTTAATGAAGTAACCCTAACTATAGTTGGTATTGGTGTTGCAATGGTATTTAATTTATACACAATATCATTAGAAGAAGAATTTGATAAAAATAAGGATAAAATAGAAGAATACTATAGAATAATATTATCTGATATGGCATTAAGTTTAATTACCCAATCAGTACCAATATATGAACAAAAGATATTAAGAGATGCTGAGGAGTTAATAAAGAAAACCAAGGTAATAGCTCAAAAAATAGATAATAATTATATTTTTAAAAGTGATGATTATTATATACGATATGTAGATATGAGAATACTGCAATTAAAAACTATAAAAAGAATGAAAAATCATTTTTCAAAATTCTACATGACATATGAGCAAACAAAATTATTATCAGATTTTACAAAGGATGTTTCAATAAATATATATGAATATAATGACTGTATTAAACTAATAGAAAAGTTAAATTCGTTAAGAGATGAATATAAATTAATGGCGTTACCTGTTAACAGAGATGAATTTGAAAATAGAGCGTTGCTATTTCAATTTTTAAATGACTTAGAAGACTTTCTAATTGTAAAAAAGGAATTTAAAACAAATTTTTAA
- a CDS encoding GntR family transcriptional regulator, giving the protein MNDINLSVKPKELRYVTVYNQLFKMINEGTFKEGCRLPSEPELAKFIGVSRTTLRQALALLQDDGLIKNIRGKGNFIIKSETSKDIGLEKIGHPIYKSLDETIDDVEIILRIEPSTDYFNKVLVKSTAAVVLVDRWYKYQGKAIAYTFTLIPIETISSLNIDLNNKKQVMEFLEKELYEIANDILIEIKYSTSGNFAAKQHPIASEDKFYLIQETVYKDNEFPIVSNKHYLPIKSTSIKLHPTK; this is encoded by the coding sequence ATGAATGATATTAACTTAAGTGTAAAACCTAAAGAATTAAGATATGTTACTGTGTACAATCAACTTTTTAAAATGATAAATGAAGGTACATTTAAAGAAGGTTGTAGACTTCCATCAGAACCTGAATTAGCAAAATTTATAGGTGTAAGTAGAACAACACTAAGGCAAGCGTTAGCTTTACTTCAAGATGATGGTTTAATAAAAAATATTCGAGGAAAAGGTAATTTTATAATAAAATCTGAGACTTCTAAGGATATAGGTCTTGAAAAGATAGGACATCCTATTTATAAATCTTTAGACGAAACAATCGATGATGTTGAAATTATTTTACGTATAGAACCATCTACAGATTATTTTAATAAAGTCTTAGTTAAAAGCACTGCTGCTGTTGTACTTGTTGATAGATGGTATAAGTATCAGGGAAAAGCTATAGCTTACACATTTACATTGATACCAATTGAAACAATTTCTTCACTCAATATAGATTTAAATAATAAAAAACAAGTCATGGAATTTTTAGAAAAAGAACTTTATGAAATAGCTAATGATATATTAATTGAAATAAAATATTCTACTTCTGGGAATTTTGCTGCAAAGCAACATCCAATTGCATCTGAAGATAAATTTTACTTAATTCAGGAAACAGTATATAAAGATAATGAATTTCCAATAGTGTCAAATAAACATTATCTTCCTATAAAATCAACGTCTATAAAGTTGCATCCTACAAAGTAA
- the udp gene encoding uridine phosphorylase — MKYSQGSGKQYHIDVAEGEVGKYVILPGDPKRCAKIAAYFDNAELVADKREYVTYTGYLDGVKVSVTSTGIGGPSAAIALEELVKCGADTFVRVGTCGGMDIDVKGGDMVIATGAIRMEGTSKEYAPIEFPAVANIDVVNSLVQASKTLKQEYHAGVVQCKDSFYGQHSPETKPVSYELMDKWNAWLRCGCLASEMESAALFIASSYLRVRVGSVFLAIANQERAKAGLEDPQVHDTDAAIKVAIEGIRNLIKADKENNK, encoded by the coding sequence GTGAAATATTCACAAGGATCAGGTAAACAATATCATATAGACGTAGCAGAGGGAGAAGTAGGAAAGTACGTAATTCTTCCTGGAGACCCTAAGAGATGTGCGAAAATTGCTGCATATTTTGATAATGCTGAATTAGTGGCAGATAAAAGAGAATACGTTACTTATACAGGATACTTAGATGGAGTTAAAGTAAGCGTTACCTCAACAGGGATTGGTGGTCCATCAGCTGCTATAGCATTAGAAGAATTAGTAAAATGTGGAGCAGACACTTTCGTAAGAGTAGGTACATGTGGCGGAATGGATATTGATGTTAAAGGCGGAGATATGGTTATAGCTACTGGAGCAATCAGAATGGAAGGAACTAGTAAAGAATATGCACCAATTGAGTTCCCAGCAGTTGCTAATATTGATGTAGTAAACTCATTAGTACAAGCATCTAAAACTTTAAAACAAGAATATCATGCTGGAGTTGTACAATGTAAAGATTCATTCTATGGACAACATTCACCAGAAACTAAACCAGTAAGTTATGAATTAATGGATAAATGGAATGCATGGTTAAGATGTGGATGTCTTGCATCTGAAATGGAATCAGCTGCTTTATTTATAGCTTCAAGTTACTTAAGAGTACGTGTTGGTTCAGTATTTTTAGCTATAGCTAACCAAGAACGTGCTAAAGCTGGATTAGAAGATCCACAAGTTCATGATACAGATGCTGCAATAAAAGTTGCAATAGAAGGTATTAGAAACTTAATAAAAGCAGATAAAGAAAATAATAAATAA
- a CDS encoding NupC/NupG family nucleoside CNT transporter, which translates to MNIVINLIGIILLLGIMYVLSADKKSVPHKTILKALGIQFIIAFLLVKFPLGRTIILKVSDVVTQVLDYGKEGIGFLFGTIGDAGAPTGMIFAIQVLGNIVFISALVAALYYLGILGFIVKIIGKAIGKVLGTTQVESFVAVANMFLGQTESPILVSKYLNRMTDSEIIVVLVSGMGSMSATIIGGYTALGIPMEYLLIASALVPMGSIAISKLLLPEREEAELIESVSMDNKGDNENLISAISEGAMNGFQTAVAIGTSLLAIISLVALVNGILGVFGISLQQIFSYIFAPIGFFMGLNGSEILTAGQLLGSKLVLNEFVAFQELGNIFGSLSYRTGLVLTISLCGFANISSMGVCISGIAALCPEKRNTLARLAFKAMIGGFAVSVLSAMIVGLLTLI; encoded by the coding sequence ATGAACATAGTTATAAATTTAATAGGTATAATTTTATTATTAGGAATAATGTATGTTTTATCTGCTGATAAAAAAAGTGTTCCTCACAAAACAATATTAAAAGCACTTGGTATACAATTTATAATTGCATTTTTATTAGTAAAATTTCCATTAGGAAGAACCATAATATTAAAAGTATCTGATGTAGTTACTCAAGTACTTGATTATGGTAAAGAAGGAATCGGTTTCTTATTCGGAACAATAGGTGATGCTGGTGCACCTACAGGAATGATATTTGCTATTCAAGTATTAGGAAATATTGTTTTTATTTCAGCGTTAGTTGCAGCTTTATATTATTTAGGAATATTAGGATTTATAGTTAAAATTATAGGTAAAGCTATTGGTAAAGTATTAGGTACAACACAAGTTGAAAGCTTTGTTGCAGTTGCTAATATGTTCTTAGGCCAAACAGAAAGCCCAATATTAGTTAGTAAATATTTAAATAGAATGACTGATAGTGAAATAATAGTTGTATTAGTTTCAGGAATGGGAAGTATGTCAGCTACAATAATAGGTGGATACACAGCATTAGGTATTCCAATGGAATATCTATTAATAGCAAGTGCATTAGTACCTATGGGAAGTATTGCAATTTCAAAATTATTGCTACCTGAAAGAGAAGAAGCAGAGCTAATTGAAAGTGTAAGTATGGATAATAAAGGTGATAATGAAAATCTTATTTCTGCAATTTCAGAGGGTGCTATGAATGGTTTCCAAACAGCTGTAGCAATAGGTACTTCATTACTTGCTATTATATCATTAGTAGCATTAGTTAATGGTATCCTTGGAGTATTTGGAATAAGCTTACAACAAATATTCTCTTACATATTTGCACCAATTGGATTCTTTATGGGATTAAATGGATCAGAAATACTTACAGCAGGTCAATTATTAGGAAGCAAGTTAGTATTAAACGAATTCGTTGCATTCCAAGAATTGGGTAATATATTTGGTTCATTAAGTTATAGAACAGGTTTAGTACTTACTATATCACTTTGTGGATTTGCAAATATTTCAAGCATGGGAGTTTGTATTTCAGGAATAGCAGCATTATGTCCAGAAAAAAGAAATACACTTGCTAGATTAGCATTTAAGGCAATGATTGGTGGATTTGCAGTTAGTGTTCTAAGTGCAATGATCGTTGGACTTCTTACTTTAATATAG
- a CDS encoding phosphopentomutase, producing the protein MKKYNRIFTIVIDSLGIGGMPDSMEYGDKNVDTLGHIAESVEKFNIPNLEKLGIANLHPIKHVKEANKPLAHYMKMKEASVGKDTMTGHWEMMGLHITKPFQTFTDTGFPQELLDELTKRTGHNIVGNKSSSGTEILDELGEHQMETGDMIVYTSADSVLQICGHEETFGLDELYRCCEIARELTLKDEWKVGRVIARPYLGAKKGEFKRTSNRHDYALKPYGSTALNALKDNGFDVISVGKISDIFDGEGITESNKSKSSVHGMEQTLEIMDRDFKGLCFVNLVDFDALWGHRRNPVGYAEEIEKFDVNLGKVLEKLKEDDLLIITADHGNDPTYVGSDHTREFVPFIAYSPSMKENGLMDTVDSFATIGATIADNFELSMPENTIGKSVLEKLV; encoded by the coding sequence ATGAAAAAGTATAATAGAATTTTCACAATTGTAATAGACTCACTTGGAATAGGTGGTATGCCAGATTCAATGGAATATGGAGATAAAAATGTAGATACTCTTGGTCATATTGCTGAATCAGTGGAAAAATTCAATATACCTAATTTAGAAAAACTAGGTATAGCAAATTTACATCCTATAAAACATGTAAAAGAAGCAAATAAACCTTTAGCTCATTATATGAAAATGAAAGAAGCAAGTGTTGGTAAAGATACTATGACTGGTCATTGGGAAATGATGGGTTTACACATTACAAAACCGTTCCAAACATTTACAGATACAGGTTTTCCACAAGAATTATTAGATGAATTAACAAAGAGAACAGGACACAATATAGTAGGAAATAAAAGTTCAAGTGGTACTGAAATATTAGATGAACTTGGAGAACATCAAATGGAAACAGGAGATATGATTGTATATACTTCTGCAGATTCTGTTTTACAAATTTGTGGTCATGAAGAAACTTTTGGTTTAGATGAACTTTATCGCTGCTGTGAAATAGCAAGAGAACTTACTCTTAAAGATGAGTGGAAAGTTGGTAGAGTAATAGCTAGACCATATTTAGGCGCTAAAAAAGGTGAATTTAAACGTACAAGTAACAGACATGATTATGCATTAAAACCATATGGATCAACAGCACTTAATGCATTAAAAGATAATGGATTTGATGTAATATCTGTCGGAAAAATAAGTGATATATTTGATGGAGAAGGAATTACTGAATCAAATAAATCAAAGAGTTCTGTTCATGGAATGGAACAAACATTAGAAATAATGGATAGAGATTTTAAAGGACTATGCTTTGTTAACTTAGTTGATTTTGATGCTTTATGGGGACATAGAAGAAACCCAGTAGGTTATGCAGAGGAAATAGAAAAATTTGATGTTAACTTAGGAAAAGTATTAGAAAAATTAAAAGAAGATGATTTATTAATAATAACAGCTGATCATGGAAATGATCCAACTTATGTTGGTAGTGATCATACACGTGAATTTGTTCCATTTATAGCTTATTCACCATCTATGAAAGAAAATGGATTGATGGATACAGTGGATAGTTTTGCTACAATTGGTGCAACTATAGCTGATAACTTTGAATTGAGTATGCCTGAAAATACAATTGGTAAATCAGTACTAGAAAAGTTAGTTTAA